In Halobaculum limi, one DNA window encodes the following:
- the sufB gene encoding Fe-S cluster assembly protein SufB, whose translation MSSDQDHLKQTDTEERFDFKKESKEAFRSEKGLNEETIRAISEDKDEPEWMLERRLRALKQYHAMPMPTDWPGQPDLSEVDVDEIVPYIRPDVDVRGGVDDWTELPEEIKDTFDKLGIPEAEKNALSGVGAQYESEVVYQNMQERWEEKGVVFCNMDEAVQEHEELVREHFMTTCVPPSDNKFAALHGAVWSGGSFVYVPEDVTVEMPVQAYFRMNSEGMGQFEHTLIIAEKGSEVHYIEGCSAPKYSAFNLHSGGVEVFVNEDAHVQYSTVQNWSKNTYNLNTKRAIVEKGGRMEWISGSMGSKATMLYPSSILKGRGASDNHITIAFAGEGQNIDTGAKVYHNAPDTKSTIESKSISKDGGRTNYRGLVHIADGAHGSSTAVECDALMFDNESTSDTMPYMEINESTVDVAHEATVGKIGDEDVFYLQSRGLDDDDAKQMIVSGFIEPITEELPIEYAVELNRLVELEMEGSLG comes from the coding sequence GACGATCCGTGCGATCTCCGAGGACAAAGACGAACCCGAGTGGATGCTGGAGCGGCGCCTGCGTGCGCTCAAGCAGTACCACGCGATGCCGATGCCGACCGACTGGCCGGGCCAGCCCGACCTGAGCGAGGTCGACGTCGACGAGATCGTTCCGTACATCCGCCCCGACGTCGACGTCCGCGGCGGCGTCGACGACTGGACGGAACTCCCCGAAGAGATCAAAGACACCTTCGACAAACTGGGTATCCCGGAGGCCGAGAAGAACGCACTCTCGGGCGTCGGCGCGCAGTACGAGTCTGAGGTCGTCTACCAGAACATGCAGGAGCGGTGGGAGGAGAAAGGCGTCGTCTTCTGCAACATGGACGAGGCCGTACAGGAGCACGAAGAACTCGTCCGCGAGCACTTCATGACGACGTGCGTCCCCCCGAGCGACAACAAGTTCGCTGCGCTCCACGGCGCAGTCTGGTCGGGCGGGTCGTTCGTGTACGTCCCCGAGGACGTCACCGTCGAGATGCCCGTGCAGGCGTACTTCCGGATGAACTCCGAGGGGATGGGCCAGTTCGAGCACACGCTCATTATCGCCGAGAAGGGCTCCGAAGTCCACTACATCGAGGGCTGTTCCGCGCCGAAGTACTCGGCGTTCAACCTCCACTCCGGCGGCGTCGAGGTGTTCGTCAACGAAGACGCCCACGTGCAGTACTCGACCGTCCAGAACTGGTCGAAGAACACGTACAACCTCAACACGAAGCGCGCCATCGTCGAGAAGGGCGGGCGGATGGAGTGGATCTCCGGATCGATGGGATCGAAGGCGACGATGCTGTACCCCAGTTCCATCCTCAAGGGCCGCGGCGCCTCAGACAACCACATCACCATCGCGTTCGCTGGCGAGGGCCAGAACATCGACACCGGCGCGAAGGTGTACCACAACGCGCCGGACACGAAGTCGACCATCGAGTCGAAGTCTATCAGCAAGGACGGCGGCCGCACCAACTACCGCGGTCTCGTCCACATCGCCGACGGCGCACACGGCTCCTCGACGGCCGTCGAGTGTGACGCGCTGATGTTCGACAACGAGTCCACCTCCGACACGATGCCGTACATGGAGATCAACGAGTCGACGGTGGACGTCGCCCACGAGGCGACCGTCGGCAAGATCGGCGACGAGGACGTGTTCTACCTGCAGTCGCGCGGCCTCGACGACGACGACGCCAAGCAGATGATCGTCTCGGGCTTCATCGAGCCGATCACGGAGGAACTGCCCATCGAGTACGCCGTCGAGCTCAACCGGCTCGTCGAACTGGAGATGGAGGGCTCGCTCGGATAA